Proteins co-encoded in one Candidatus Nealsonbacteria bacterium genomic window:
- a CDS encoding Dna2/Cas4 domain-containing protein, with translation MLKELIDKFYLDRQKDKEQHHFYITDAGRCPRATFLKFKNAPRKEMEAKILRMFDHGDYIHQLIMKPLLGIREIHVVASEVNIPPQELISGRADAIISDGQELHVLDIKSMNSIIFRNLQQPKEENVNQIQLYLHYFKIKKGILLYVNKDTQELKEFVVDYDKAQVQSLLSGLTNLKTKIHSNIVPSRMESWPSNWQCRYCQFKEICRMAGSGEVNWEGFKRKIEQLNSKES, from the coding sequence ATGTTAAAAGAACTCATTGATAAATTTTATTTAGACAGACAGAAAGACAAAGAACAGCATCATTTTTATATCACAGATGCTGGAAGATGCCCCCGGGCAACTTTTTTGAAATTTAAAAACGCTCCCAGAAAAGAAATGGAAGCAAAGATTTTGAGAATGTTTGATCATGGTGATTATATTCATCAGCTCATTATGAAACCCTTACTCGGCATAAGAGAAATCCATGTGGTTGCTTCAGAGGTAAACATCCCTCCTCAAGAATTAATTTCAGGAAGAGCCGATGCCATAATTAGCGACGGTCAGGAGCTGCATGTTCTCGATATTAAGAGCATGAATAGTATAATTTTTAGAAATCTGCAGCAGCCGAAAGAAGAAAACGTTAATCAAATTCAACTATATTTACATTATTTTAAAATTAAAAAAGGGATATTGCTTTATGTTAACAAAGATACTCAAGAGCTAAAAGAATTCGTTGTTGATTATGATAAAGCCCAGGTTCAGTCTCTTTTAAGCGGACTAACCAACCTTAAAACAAAAATTCATTCTAATATTGTTCCCTCGAGAATGGAAAGTTGGCCGAGTAATTGGCAATGTAGATATTGCCAGTTTAAAGAGATATGTCGAATGGCAGGAAGCGGAGAAGTTAACTGGGAAGGATTTAAGAGAAAGATTGAACAGCTCAACTCAAAGGAAAGTTGA